The Vitis riparia cultivar Riparia Gloire de Montpellier isolate 1030 chromosome 10, EGFV_Vit.rip_1.0, whole genome shotgun sequence genome includes a region encoding these proteins:
- the LOC117923852 gene encoding O-fucosyltransferase 8 isoform X1: MGKQGSPRSPRPKSVGADLSLGMKEYQGRCPETLPGSDPSLGRRISGGDYNWNRNLLLHGLKNEPAKFGACKGVYVGKKHTWFRKHVRSVVFMFGLMGFLFLLDSLMVSIFDSMNLQGSSAPSKSSGLKEDKSYPNEEKSPVLMYDRLLNLASSALAEKEFKQDSLNFWEEPYRHASVWKPCADRKSSKIIGKSEKSNGFILVSANGGLNQQRVAICNAVAVASLLNATLVLPKFLYSNVWKDPSQFGDIYQENYFINIMKDELEIVKELPPHLESLDMEAIGSLITDADIPKEAKPIEYVQKVLPLLLRNGVVHFLGFGNRLGFDPLPFKLQRLRCKCNFHALKFVPKIQRVGSLLVQRIRKYDAAKSRLDKQLLGNFMSNIPLKENHAEGGPSKYLALHLRFEVDMVAYSLCEFGGGENEQKELQAYRETHFPLLIERLKNVKPVSPTQRRKLGKCPLTPEEAALVLSGLGFKRGTYIYLAGSHIYGGQSRMHPFTNLYPNLVTKEDLLSPSELEPFRNFSSQLAALDFIACATADVFAMTDSGSQLSSLVSGFRTYYGGGRAPTLRPNKKRLAAILMESRTIEWKSFEDRVKKMIEEGQRVRVRGFGRSIYRQPRCPQCMCKSHLH, translated from the exons ATGGGGAAGCAGGGGTCTCCAAGAAGTCCTCGTCCTAAATCTGTTGGTGCTGATTTATCATTGGGGATGAAAGAGTATCAGGGTAGATGCCCGGAAACTCTACCGGGAAGTGATCCTTCTCTTGGGAGGAGAATATCAGGGGGAGATTACAACTGGAACAGAAATTTGCTGCTTCATGGGTTGAAAAATGAGCCAGCAAAATTTGGGGCTTGTAAGGGAGTTTATGTAGGGAAAAAGCATACATGGTTTCGTAAGCATGTGAGGTCGgttgtttttatgtttgggCTAATGGGTTTCCTTTTCCTGCTTGATTCCCTTATGGTCTCTATTTTTGATTCAATGAATCTTCAGGGCAGTTCCGCCCCAAGCAAATCAAGTGGCCTAAAG GAGGATAAGAGTTATCCCAATGAAGAAAAATCACCTGTACTGATGTATGATCGGCTTCTAAATTTGGCTTCTAGTGCCCTTGCAGAG AAAGAATTCAAGCAAGATTCATTGAATTTCTGGGAAGAGCCATATCGGCATGCATCTGTATGGAAACCCTGTGCagatagaaaaagttcaaaaattaTAG GGAAGTCTGAAAAAAGTAATGGCTTTATATTGGTCAGTGCAAATGGTGGTCTCAATCAACAGAGGGTTGCT ATTTGCAATGCTGTTGCTGTGGCTTCTCTTCTTAATGCTACTCTAGTTCTCCCCAAATTTCTTTACAGCAATGTGTGGAAGGATCCTAG CCAGTTTGGTGATATTTATCAAGagaattatttcattaatatcaTGAAGGATGAACTAGAAATTGTAAAGGAGCTCCCTCCTCATTTGGAGTCACTAGACATGGAAGCAATTGGCAGTCTA ATTACAGATGCTGATATTCCGAAGGAGGCAAAACCCATAGAATATGTCCAAAAAGTACTTCCTCTCTTATTAAGGAATGGTGTTGTCCACTTTCTTGGATTTGGAAATCGACTCGGCTTTGATCCATTGCCTTTTAAGCTTCAG agGTTAAGATGCAAATGTAACTTTCATGCTCTGAAGTTTGTGCCAAAAATTCAACGAGTTGGTTCGTTATTGGTTCAAAGGATAAGAAAATATGATGCTGCAAAGAGTAGGTTAGATAAACAGCTGCTTGGAAACTTCATGTCCAACATTCCCTTGAAAGAGAACCATGCTGAAGGGGGCCCATCCAAATATCTTGCTTTGCACTTGAGATTTGAAGTGGATATGGTGGCATACTCCCTATGTGAATTTGGAGGTGGAGAAAATGAGCAAAAGGAACTTCAGGCCTACAGAGAAACTCATTTTCCCCTGCTTATTGAGCGCTTGAAGAATGTGAA ACCTGTTTCCCCTACACAACGGAGAAAGTTGGGGAAATGTCCATTGACACCAGAAGAAGCAGCACTAGTTCTTTCTGGTCTTGGTTTTAAGCGGGGAACTTACATCTACCTGGCTGGGTCTCATATATATGGGGGACAGTCTAGAATGCATCCATTCACTAACCTTTATCCCAATTTGGTCACGAAGGAGGATCTCCTCTCACCCAGTGAACTCGAACCTTTTAGGAATTTCTCTTCCCAG CTGGCAGCTCTGGACTTTATTGCCTGTGCAACTGCTGATGTGTTTGCCATGACTGACTCTGGGAGCCAATTATCATCCTTGGTGTCGGGGTTCCGAACGTACTATGGTGGTGGACGTGCTCCCACCTTGAGGCCTAACAAAAAGAGGCTAGCAGCAATTTTGATGGAGAGTAGGACCATAGAATGGAAGAGTTTTGAAGATAGAGTAAAAAAGATGATCGAGGAGGGTCAAAGGGTGCGGGTGAGAGGTTTTGGTCGAAGCATTTATCGACAGCCAAGGTGCCCCCAATGCATGTGCAAATCCCACTTACATTGA
- the LOC117923852 gene encoding O-fucosyltransferase 8 isoform X2 codes for METQKRFLCLVEDKSYPNEEKSPVLMYDRLLNLASSALAEKEFKQDSLNFWEEPYRHASVWKPCADRKSSKIIGKSEKSNGFILVSANGGLNQQRVAICNAVAVASLLNATLVLPKFLYSNVWKDPSQFGDIYQENYFINIMKDELEIVKELPPHLESLDMEAIGSLITDADIPKEAKPIEYVQKVLPLLLRNGVVHFLGFGNRLGFDPLPFKLQRLRCKCNFHALKFVPKIQRVGSLLVQRIRKYDAAKSRLDKQLLGNFMSNIPLKENHAEGGPSKYLALHLRFEVDMVAYSLCEFGGGENEQKELQAYRETHFPLLIERLKNVKPVSPTQRRKLGKCPLTPEEAALVLSGLGFKRGTYIYLAGSHIYGGQSRMHPFTNLYPNLVTKEDLLSPSELEPFRNFSSQLAALDFIACATADVFAMTDSGSQLSSLVSGFRTYYGGGRAPTLRPNKKRLAAILMESRTIEWKSFEDRVKKMIEEGQRVRVRGFGRSIYRQPRCPQCMCKSHLH; via the exons GAGGATAAGAGTTATCCCAATGAAGAAAAATCACCTGTACTGATGTATGATCGGCTTCTAAATTTGGCTTCTAGTGCCCTTGCAGAG AAAGAATTCAAGCAAGATTCATTGAATTTCTGGGAAGAGCCATATCGGCATGCATCTGTATGGAAACCCTGTGCagatagaaaaagttcaaaaattaTAG GGAAGTCTGAAAAAAGTAATGGCTTTATATTGGTCAGTGCAAATGGTGGTCTCAATCAACAGAGGGTTGCT ATTTGCAATGCTGTTGCTGTGGCTTCTCTTCTTAATGCTACTCTAGTTCTCCCCAAATTTCTTTACAGCAATGTGTGGAAGGATCCTAG CCAGTTTGGTGATATTTATCAAGagaattatttcattaatatcaTGAAGGATGAACTAGAAATTGTAAAGGAGCTCCCTCCTCATTTGGAGTCACTAGACATGGAAGCAATTGGCAGTCTA ATTACAGATGCTGATATTCCGAAGGAGGCAAAACCCATAGAATATGTCCAAAAAGTACTTCCTCTCTTATTAAGGAATGGTGTTGTCCACTTTCTTGGATTTGGAAATCGACTCGGCTTTGATCCATTGCCTTTTAAGCTTCAG agGTTAAGATGCAAATGTAACTTTCATGCTCTGAAGTTTGTGCCAAAAATTCAACGAGTTGGTTCGTTATTGGTTCAAAGGATAAGAAAATATGATGCTGCAAAGAGTAGGTTAGATAAACAGCTGCTTGGAAACTTCATGTCCAACATTCCCTTGAAAGAGAACCATGCTGAAGGGGGCCCATCCAAATATCTTGCTTTGCACTTGAGATTTGAAGTGGATATGGTGGCATACTCCCTATGTGAATTTGGAGGTGGAGAAAATGAGCAAAAGGAACTTCAGGCCTACAGAGAAACTCATTTTCCCCTGCTTATTGAGCGCTTGAAGAATGTGAA ACCTGTTTCCCCTACACAACGGAGAAAGTTGGGGAAATGTCCATTGACACCAGAAGAAGCAGCACTAGTTCTTTCTGGTCTTGGTTTTAAGCGGGGAACTTACATCTACCTGGCTGGGTCTCATATATATGGGGGACAGTCTAGAATGCATCCATTCACTAACCTTTATCCCAATTTGGTCACGAAGGAGGATCTCCTCTCACCCAGTGAACTCGAACCTTTTAGGAATTTCTCTTCCCAG CTGGCAGCTCTGGACTTTATTGCCTGTGCAACTGCTGATGTGTTTGCCATGACTGACTCTGGGAGCCAATTATCATCCTTGGTGTCGGGGTTCCGAACGTACTATGGTGGTGGACGTGCTCCCACCTTGAGGCCTAACAAAAAGAGGCTAGCAGCAATTTTGATGGAGAGTAGGACCATAGAATGGAAGAGTTTTGAAGATAGAGTAAAAAAGATGATCGAGGAGGGTCAAAGGGTGCGGGTGAGAGGTTTTGGTCGAAGCATTTATCGACAGCCAAGGTGCCCCCAATGCATGTGCAAATCCCACTTACATTGA
- the LOC117923853 gene encoding nucleobase-ascorbate transporter 2 has protein sequence MAAPKPEEISHPPMDQIQGFEYCIDSNPSWAEAIALGFQHYILALGTAVMIPSFLVPLMGGTDDDKVRVVQTLLFVEGINTLLQTLFGTRLPTVVGGSYAFMVPVISIIHDSSLMEISDPHQRFLNTMRAIQGALIVASSIQIILGYSQIWAICSRFFSPLGMVPVISLVGFGLFDRGFPVLGRCVEIGIPMLFLFIAFSQYLKHFQTKRLPLLERFALLISVTVIWAYAHLLTASGAYRHRPETTQHNCRTDKANLISSAPWIKIPYPLQWGAPTFDAGHAFGMMAAVLVSLIESTGAYKAASRLASATPPPAHVLSRGIGWQGIGILLSGLFGTSTGSTVSVENVGLLGSTRVGSRRVIQISAGFMIFFSILGKFGALFASIPFTIFAAVYCVLFGLVASVGLSFLQFTNMNSMRNLFITGVAFFLGLSIPEYFREYTSAALHGPAHTRAGWFNDFLNTIFFSSPTVALIVAIFLDNTLDYKDSARDRGMPWWVKFRTFKGDSRNEEFYTLPFNLNRFFPPS, from the exons ATGGCAGCTCCAAAGCCAGAAGAGATTAGCCATCCACCAATGGACCAGATTCAAGGCTTTGAGTACTGTATCGACTCAAATCCTTCATGGG CGGAGGCTATAGCTCTGGGGTTCCAACACTACATCTTGGCCTTGGGGACTGCAGTGATGATTCCCTCATTCCTTGTTCCTCTGATGGGTGGAACTGAT GATGACAAAGTGAGGGTAGTGCAGACTCTGCTTTTTGTAGAAGGAATTAATACACTTCTACAGACTCTGTTTGGGACTCGATTGCCGACCGTGGTTGGGGGCTCATATGCTTTCATGGTCCCCGTTATCTCCATAATTCATGATTCATCTTTGATGGAAATCTCTGATCCTCATCAG aGATTTCTCAATACCATGAGAGCAATCCAAGGTGCTCTGATAGTGGCATCAAGCATACAAATTATTCTGGGGTACAGTCAAATATGGGCCATCTGTTCGAG GTTTTTTAGTCCACTTGGAATGGTACCAGTGATCTCGTTAGTGGGTTTTGGGCTGTTTGACAGAGGCTTCCCAGTG CTTGGACGGTGCGTGGAAATTGGCATACCCATGCTTTTCCTATTTATTGCCTTCTCCCAG TACTTgaaacattttcaaacaaaacGACTGCCTTTACTGGAGCGTTTTGCACTCCTTATATCAGTCACAGTGATATGGGCATATGCACATCTCTTGACAGCCAGTGGTGCATACAGACATCGTCCTGAAACAACCCAACATAACTGCCGAACTGACAAGGCCAACCTCATATCTTCTGCTCCATG GATAAAGATACCATATCCTCTTCAGTGGGGCGCACCCACTTTTGATGCTGGTCATGCTTTTGGAATGATGGCTGCTGTCCTGGTCTCATTGATTGAG TCAACTGGAGCTTATAAGGCTGCGTCTCGGCTAGCAAGTGCCACACCACCTCCAGCCCACGTCCTTAGCCGGGGTATTGGCTGGCAG GGAATTGGGATCTTACTGAGTGGACTCTTTGGGACATCCACTGGCTCGACAGTGTCTGT AGAAAATGTGGGCCTTCTTGGATCAACTCGCGTTGGAAGCCGCAGGGTCATTCAAATTTCAGCTGGTTTTATGATATTCTTCTCAATACTAG GGAAATTTGGAGCTTTATTTGCATCAATACCCTTCACTATATTTGCTGCTGTATATTGTGTTTTGTTTGGCCTAGTTG CTTCTGTGGGGCTATCATTTTTGCAATTTACAAACATGAACTCAATGAGGAACCTCTTCATCACGGGTGTGGCTTTCTTCCTGGGTTTGTCCATTCCTGAGTATTTCAGGGAATACACCTCTGCTGCCCTTCATGGTCCTGCTCATACAAGGGCTGGATGG TTCAATGATTTCCTCAACACCATCTTCTTCTCGTCCCCAACGGTTGCATTAATCGTTGCTATTTTCCTAGACAACACACTTGACTACAAGGACAGCGCCAGAGACAGGGGGATGCCATGGTGGGTTAAGTTCCGGACATTTAAAGGAGACAGCCGGAATGAGGAGTTCTACACCCTCCCTTTCAACCTCAACCGCTTCTTTCCACCATCTTGA